The Corynebacterium freiburgense region GATCTAGCGTGTAAGTACCTTGTGGAATATGCAGGGGGCACAATCTCGACCGAGCAAACCTTAATAGGCGACGTTCCAAAAATGCCAACAATTACTATGCCGGTATCCCGCCCAAGCGATATTGCAGGTGTGGAGTACTCTCGTGAGACAGTGGTTTCGCGTTTAGAAGAAGTTGGTTGCACGGTGGAAGTCTCAAGCTGTGGTGCAAAACTTGAGGTGACACCACCAACGTGGCGTAGCGACCTCACCATGTCCGCTGACCTTGTGGAAGAGGTTCTTCGATTGGAGGGCTTGGAAGACATCCCATCGATCGTCCCAATGGCTCCTGCGGGCCGAGGGCTTTCACAAAGTCAATTACGACGCCGCGCTATTGGGCATGCATTGGCCTATAGCGGGTATGCAGAAATCCTCCCTACACCGTTTATTGCCAATGATGTGTTCGATATCTGGGGCTTAGCAGACGATGATTATCGACGCCGCGTAGTCACTGTGCAAAATCCGCTTGAGGCAGACCATGCGATTTTGGGAACTACACTATTACCGAGCATGTTGGAGGCACTGAAACGTAATATTTCCCGCGGGCAAAAACATGTCCAACTTTTTGGTCTCCAGCAAGTGGCTATTGCACGGGGTGATGGGGTTTCCCCAATGCCATCTGTAGCTTCCCGACCAGACGCTGACACCATCGTTGAGCTGTTAGAATCTCTGCCTGAGCAGCCTTTGTACGTGGCTACAGTCGGCAGCGGGAACCTGCAACTTGAAGGACCATGGGGGCAGGGTAGTGCATATGATTTCGCTGAAGCCATCGAATCAGCCCGAATTGTAGCAAGGGCGGCAGATGTGGAGCTTGAAGTAGAAAATGCGGAATGCCTTCCTTGGCACCCAGGGCGATGCGCAGCACTTAAAGTAGGTGAAAAGATTGTCGGTTATGCCGGTGAATTGCACCCGCAAGTGCTTGAACGTATGGGATTGCCAGCACGCACGTGCGCTATGGAACTCAATATTTCCGCGCTCCCATTTGCTCCAAGCTTGCCAGCGCCGGTACTTTCGGCATTCCCGGCATTACTGCAAGATCTTGCTTTGGTCGTAGATGAAGCAATTCCGGCAGAATTTGTGCGTAAAGCCGTTGCAGCCTGGGCTGGCGAACTACTCGAGCATGTCGAGTTGTTTGATGTATATCGTTCTGATGCGCTCGGTGAAAATAAGAAATCGTTGGCATTTTCATTACGATTCCGCGCTCAAGACCGCACGCTTACAGACGAAGAATGCAATACTGCTCGTCTAGCTGCTGCCGATGCAGCTCATAAAGCATTTGGGGCAGAAATGCGCTAGCAAAACTACAATGGCCCGTACGCTGAAATTCTTCGAACGGGCCATTGTTTGCATTAGTGACCAGCTTTGTTTTTGCCTAGGCGTATTGCGCCAATCCGAGTTTGACAAAGTAATCAGAAGCAATGCGTTCATCAGCAAATACAATGTATAAGATTGCAATATCCTCGCCGTGATGATCATATGCGGAAGTAATATATGTGCCTTCTTCATAAGGATATTCCTGCATAAGATGGAAATCGTGATCGGGAGCTGACTTAATATATTTCCACTTGGGATATTCGAAGTCCTCGGTCAGAATTCGAATTGCTTCTGGATCAGTAATTACACCTACAATATCAATTGTATCGGACGTAATTCCAGAAGGAACCGCGCAATCAATTTCATAGAAGTTCTCGTCGAGTAAAAACGTATTCTGTTGGCACAATTCTAAAGTAATTTTTTGACCAATCTCCGGTGGAAAGAAATTCTGAACAGCGCGGCGGATTTCTTCTTCCTGGGCAATGGTCACTGGAGGTTCATTGGTAGTTGGATTTTGTGGTGGAATGGGTAAGGGATTTGGTTCTGGTGGTCTGCGTATTTCAGATTCGCCTATGGTGGTTGTTGTCTGGGAAGCCTCGGAATTTCTAGAACTGTGTTGGTAAAAAATAACCCAAAGTGCCAAAATAAACATTAAGCCAACAATGCCTAAGAATCCGATAATAGCCAATGCGTACTTAGTGCCATTATGTGAAGGAACCGGATTCACAGGAGACATTTGAGCGTGTATTGGTGAAATATTCGGATTTGCATAATTCTGATTCTGAATAAAAGATGGTTGGTGCTGGTAGTGGACTTGGGTATGCCCGGGGATATTTGATGGAGCTGCTGGTTGATGAAATGCCCCATAGGGGTGGGGGTTCAAATTTTGGCCAGTGTTCGACGGTGGAGCACCATATGGAATATTATTTCCAAAATACTGCGGAGTATACAAAGGTATTGCGCGAGTTTCATCTTGTGGTTGTGGAACGTAACCGTTCTGCGGATTCGCTGGTGGAAATACTGTGGTGGGTGGGGCAGTATTTTCAGATTCAGTATTTTCTTGCGGGGAGTTTTCATGTGAACGCCAAGAGTTCATACTATGTACGCTTTCCTTATTGTTGTATAGATAGCATCAGCGCATGTGGCTTTGGGTGATATCATTTGCCAATGCTTTGCCAGAGACTTATAAGCTTCTAGTTCCTGTTCAATTTTGAATAAAACCCTATTACCGACTTGTAATCACTGTGCGATCGTCCTGATTTTGGTTTAGAATTTACCACTAGAATGCTCGATTTGTCTATCAGATTTGCGACCGCATCAAGTAGCTGAAATTTCCAATTTTAGGCACTGAGAGTAGCGTTAAATAAGAAGATGCAGTGAATAGAATTTGCAAAAAATATTAGAAACCCAAAATTAATGTGCAATTTAGATAAGTTTGCTTGCGTTTAGGTCGAGCGGCGGCAGTGTCGTATTCGTGACTAAAACTCGTTAGTATGGGCTACATGATCGTTGCGAGACCCAGAATCCTTGCTATTGCTGGTACCGATCCGTCGGGAGGGGCCGGTATTCACGCTGATTTAAAATCGATCATGGCACTTGGAGGCTATGGAATGGGGGTGGTGACATCGATAGTTGCTCAAAACACTCATGGTGTCAGACATGTCCATCCGTTGCCTCCCGATTGGATTCGGGAACAACTCGAAGTAGTAAGCGACGATATTGAAATTGACGCCGTAAAGATCGGCATGTTGGGAAATCTAGAAACGATACGTGTGGTTCGAGAATGGTTAAGCGGTATTCAAGTACCGGTCGTACTGGATCCAGTGATGGTCGCAACCTCCGGGCATTCATTATTAAGGGAGGATGCAGAATCGCAGCTCATTGAGTTTATCCATGAACTTGGTTCTGGTCATCGAGAAGTATTAATAACGCCGAATATTCCTGAGCTTGCTCGCTTGATAGATGGGGAAGTCGCCCAGACATCAGATTTGGCGGTTTTACAGGCAAAGCGAATAATTGACGGATCTTCCCTCGCGGTTCTTGTAAAAGGTGGTCACCTCTACGGGGATACGGTACGGGATGTTGTAGTTAATAGGGATGGTGTATTTCCTTTTGAATCTCCACGAGTGAAAACCAGCTGTACTCATGGCACTGGTTGCTCTTTATCTTCGGCAATGGCAACCGCTTTTGTGAGAACAGGTCGTTGGGATGAAGCTTTGGCCTTAGTGAAACCATGGTTGCAGGCGGCGCTAGAAGGGGCCAGTGCACTCCATGTTGGCACCGGAAACGGCCCGATCGATCATGGTGCGGGTATTAGCTAGTAGCGTTTGCTTGGAGCACTTCGATATTGGTAGCTAATATGCTGAGGATAAAACGTTTTATCTGCTTATGATCCATCGCTTCGCCAAGTATCGCTGAGCGATACAGCAACCCGCCGATCAGGGCGTCGGTAAGGTCTTCGGCCTGTGCATCTGAAATACTGGCGCTTTGAATGGTGCTAATAATCTGGTTTCTGATCGGATTGACAATTGATTCACGGTAAATTCTTTTGAGTTGGGCGTCATTGTGACGGTGAATGTCTAACCCAATAGCAACCAAAGTTGCGTTATCGCCGCTAAATAAATCCGCAAATGTATTGATAACGTGATCGATATCTGTAACAAGATCACCTCGAATGCTAACCTCCCGGCTTCCTAAGGCTTCATCTAAAGCCGCAACGGCAAGGTGCGCCAACGTTGGCCAGCGTCGGTAAATTGTCGTCTTTGCTATGCCGCTTTGATGAGCTATTTCATCGATGCGGAGGCCGGAATATCCATGCTCTTGTAAGAGTTTTAAAGTTGTTTGTAGAATCCGCGTATTCATCGTTATGTCCCGCGGTCTGCCGAGATTCTGTGTCATAGGTTACATTCTAAGGATCCATTACGCTACTGTCCGTAACGCAAAATATTTGAGCTATGCTAGCTGGTCCCACTGGTAGTGGCCGCTAGTTGATGGTGGGAGCCTTATATGGTTGGCGGACGTACGGTGGGGTTGTGTTCTTCGACTAGATTTTAAAGAACCATTGTTGCTAGCGGGGGTGTTGGGTCTTGTGGGGTTGTGGTGTTCCAGATTTCGGTGGTCGGGGGTGGGTTTTGTACGTCTGGTGACCTGGGATTTGGTTAGGGTTGGGTGGGAGGAGCTTGGTCTGGTTGGGCGCTGGCCGAGAGGTGCTTGGTCTGGTTGGCTGCTTGCCGGTCTTTTTTGGGCGCTGGTTGGGCGTGTTGTCACAGATTCCATTTTTTCGGCTGTTTTTCAGGCGATTTTATGGAATCTGCGACAGTAGGGATGAAAACATCACTAGTTCAATAGGGTTAGCCTATCAAACACGCCAGAAACCAGCCAAACCACTGGAAAACCAGCCCACACCCCAGGAGAAACTAGCTTGAACACGCCGAAAAGTCGCCCATATTCTCCGGAAAAGCAACCCTGACGCCTGGAAACCAAGCCCAGACTCATTGCCGGAAACTTCCCGTCCATTCACTCCGGTATTGCGGCCAAAAGCATCGAGCCACAACGACTCTAATCTTTAAGCAAGTTTAGAGTTTGTAACCTCAATGAAAAAATGCATAACTTGCATGATTGTGCATAAATGTTATGCTTCTCGGCATGACTCTTAAAGTAGCTGTTGCCGGAGCCAGCGGATATGCCGGTGGTGAGATTTTGCGTTTATTACTCTCGCATCCTGCGTATATTTCGGGCGACCTTGAAATTGGTGCGCTTACGGGAGCATCGACAGCTGGGGTATCTGTTGCCGAACTTATGCCGCACTTGCCGGAGTTGGCCAACCGCATTATTGAACCCACCAATGCGGAAACATTGTCAGGGCATGATGTTGTGTTCCTTGGCTTGCCGCATGGGTATTCGGCAGAGATCTCGCAGCAATTGCATGATGATGTGCTCGTGATCGACTGCGCAGCAGACTTTAGGCTCCGCCAGGAAGAAGATTGGGAGAAATACTACGGTTCGCAATATGCAGGTTCATGGCCATACGGGATACCGGAAATGCCGGGGCATAGACAACAGATACAAAATGCGCGCCGAATTGCTGCACCTGGTTGTTTCCCCACCGGTGCAACATTGGCTTTATTACCTGCAATTTGCCACGAATTAATCATTCCTGATATCGCATTAGTTTCGATTACTGGCGTATCTGGAGCTGGTAAAAAAGCAAGCGTGGCAATGTTGGGCGCGGAAACTATTGGATCTGCGAAAGCATACAATACGGGTGGAAAACATCGTCATGTTCCGGAGATAATTCAAAACCTGTCTGAGTATACGACCGAAACTGTAAAGGTGAGTTTTACACCGGTACTGGCTCCCATGACGCGTGGAATTCTTACGACTGCTACTGCGCCGGTTCGTGTTGGAGTAACTGAACAACAAGTTCGCCAAGCGTATACAGAATTTTTTGCAAACGAACCATTTGTGCAGCTTCTTGCCACTGGACTGCAACCACAAACTCAACACATTATTGGGTCAAATATGTGCCAGATACAAGTAGAAATTGATGAGAACGCCGGAAAACTATTGATGACCAGCGTAATCGATAATCTCACTAAAGGCACTGCTGGTGGTGCAATTCAATGTATGAATATCGCTCTTGGGTATCCAGAGACTGCTGGATTGCCACAAACCGGTTTGGCACCCTAATTGATTGCTGTGAGTTCTTTTTCTTTTACCGCATTGAGGAGCTTTTATGAGTAGCGTCGGTATCACCGCCCCGGCTGGATTTACTGCAGCGGGATTGACTGCTGGAATTAAAGCATCTGGCCGTCCTGATATGGCTTTAGTAAAAAACAATGGCCCCTTGTACCACGCGGCTGGTGTGTTTACGCGCAACCGTGTCGTAGCATCGCCGGTAAAGATTACAAAAAATGCCGTAGCGAACGGGCAACTACAAGCCGTTGTTTTTAATTCTGGCAATGCGAATGCATGCAATGGATCGCAAGGGGATGCGGATGCACAACAGATGGTTGAGCAAACCGCGGCAGCTCTTAAGGTCCCAGCAGAAGACATTGCGGTGTGCTCTACCGGAATTATTGGGGAACGAATGCCAATGCCAACAATCCAAAATGGAATAGCAATGTTGGCTGAGCAGCTTGGAGATAACGGCAAAGCTGCAGCTACGGCGATTATGACCACCGATACTGTAAGCAAAGAAACACTAGTTCAGGGTGATGGTTGGGTTGTCGGTGGCATGGGTAAAGGTGCCGGAATGATGGCGCCTTCACTAGCAACAATGCTTGTCTGTCTTACGACGGATGCGGCAGTGACAGCTGAAATGGCAGATCAAGCGCTACGTGCTGCCACCGCCGAAACATTCGATCTTCTTGATATCGATGGATCAACTTCTACAAATGACACGGTCCTGTTGTTAGTATCGGGTGCTTCTGGAATTACTCCCACAGAAGAAGAGTTTAAAGAAGCAGTCCGAATTGCTTGCCATGATTTAGCGCAACAAATGCAGGCAGATGCTGAGGGCGTGACCAAACGCGTTGCAATTACTGTTCGTGGTACAACAAATAACGAAATGGCAATTGCTGCTGCTCGGACAATCGGTCGAGACAATCTATTTAAATGTGCGATGTTTGGTTCGGACCCAAACTGGGGCCGCGTACTTGCGGCGGTGGGAATGGCCGATGCTGATATGGATCCAGAAAATATTAGTGTGTTTTTTAATGGTGAGGCCGTATGTCTTCATTCGGCAGGTGCGCCAGGTGCAAGGGAAGTAGATCTTTCTGGGGAACATATCGAGGTGCTTGTCGATCTAGGGCTTAAAGGCCAAGGCATAGCAACTGTGCGAACCACTGATCTTTCTCACTCGTATGTTGAAATTAATTCGGCGTATACAACATAAAGGCGTGAATCTATGACTAATATTCTTCAAGGAATTAACCCTGAAATTCGGGCTCATGTGCTTGCAGAAGCACTGCCTTGGTTGCAATATTTTCGTAATAAAATAGTTGTAGTGAAATATGGTGGAAACGCCATGACCGATGAGCGCCTAAAAGCCGCATTTGCTGCGGATATGGTATTTCTTCGGACTGTTGGAGCAAAACCGGTTGTAGTTCATGGTGGTGGACCGCAAATTTCAGCGATGCTGAATCGCCTGGGATTAGAGGGAGAATTTCGCGGTGGTTTCCGGGTTACAACCCCCGAAGTTATGGATATTGTCCGTATGGTCCTTTTCGGTCAAGTTGGGCGCGATCTGGTTGGACTAATTAACTCACATGGTCCCTATGCGGTAGGGACCTCAGGGGAAGACGCCGGGCTTTTTACTGCCACAAAACGATTTGTCACCATTAATGGTGAGCCAACGGATATTGGGTTGGTTGGTGATATTACTGAAGTCAATCCATCTGCGCTTATGGATATTATTGATGCTGGCCGAATTCCGGTGGTATCGACGATTGCCCCAGGTATTGACGGCCAGGTGTATAACGTCAACGCTGATACTGCGGCCGGAGCGTTGGCGGAAGCATTGGGGGCAGAGCGCCTTGTTATGTTGACCAATGTGGAAGGTTTATATACGGATTGGCCGGATAGATCGTCTTTGGTTTCGCTCATTAAAGTTGGCGAATTGGAATCTATGCTTTCCACACTTGATACTGGAATGATCCCGAAAATGGAAGCATGTGTACACGCTGTGCGTGGTGGTTTATCTGCCGCACATGTTATTGATGGGCGGGTAGCGCATTCTGTGTTACTGGAGCTTTTGACCGAAGGTGGCATTGGCACAATGGTATTGCCAGATAATTTTCACCGCTCGAATTATCCAGATGAGACCGTATTTCGGAAGGATGTGTCTGGATAATGAATTCCATGCTTTCGCAATGGTCAACTAAGTTAATGAATAATTATGGCGTACCAGCAATTTCCCTTGTTCAAGGTTCTGGCGCAATCGTGCATGATGATCAAGGCCGTGAGTATATAGATATGCTTGCGGGCATTGCAGTTAATACACTGGGGCACGCCCATCCAGCAATTGTCGATGCCGTGAGCACCCAGCTCTCGCAATTAGGCCATGTGTCCAATCTTTTTGCATCCCAACCTGTTCTCGATGTTGCAAATGAACTGATTATGCGTTTTGCGCGAGGAAAAGAGGAACTAGCGCAAAACACCCGAGTATATTTCTGCAATTCAGGTGCGGAAGCAAATGAAGCGGCATTTAAAATTGCGCGTTTAACAGGGCGCAAGCGGATACTTGCGGCAGTAGATGGATTCCATGGGCGAACAATGGGGGCGCTGGCATTGACAGGGCAACCTGGAAAACGTGAACCTTTTGCTCCACTTCCGACAGGAGTGGAATACTATCCATTGAATGACCTGGAGTATTTGCAAAAACTCGTTGCAGTAAACCCACACAATACTGCTGCTATCATTTTCGAACCGATTCAAGGCGAGACCGGCGTAATCCCCGCAACTAACGAGTTTCTTCAAGGCGTGCGCGAGCTGTGCTCTGCACACGGAATCCTTATGATCTTGGATGAAGTTCAAACCGGGGTTGGTCGAACCGGTGAGTTTTTCGCACATTACCAGGCCGGTGTCATCCCAGATGTCGTCACAATGGCTAAAGGTTTGGCTGGTGGGTTACCGATTGGAGCATGTATTGCGCATGGACAAGCAGCAGAGCTTTTAACCCCAGGAACTCACGGCACCACATTTGGAGGAAATCCAGTAGTGTGCGCTGCGGCAAAAGCGGTGCTGAATATTCTCGATGATGAGTTTTATGCCGAAGTGCGAACAAAAGGTGAGTATCTCATCAGTTTGTTAGAAGAGTTGAGGGCAGTTCGTGAGGTGCGCGGTAGAGGACTCATGTTTGGTGTTGTTCTTCAACAGCCAATTGCCAAGCAAGTTGTTGCTTATGGCCTTGAACATGGGGTGATTTTAAATGCACCAAGCGAAAACGTGCTTCGGCTTACGCCACCATTAACTATTTCAAAAGAACAGTTGCGTGAAAGTGTGAGCCGAATAACATTAGCGATCAAGGAAAGCGAAGGATCCAATACATGAGCCAAACACCAAGGGTAAGGCATTTTCTAGCGGATGATGATCTGACTCCTTCGGAGCAAGCAGAGGTTTTACAATTAGCGCTAGAGCTTAAACAACAGCCGTTATCACGGCGTCCATTTGAAGGACCGCTTAGTGTCGCAGTGCTTTTTGATAAAACCTCCACGCGTACTCGGTTTTCCTTTGAAGCGGGCATCGCGCAACTTGGCGGACACGCGATCGTGGCCGACGCAGGTAAGACACAAACAGGCAAAGGCGAGACATACCAAGATACTGGCGCTGTTTTGAGCCGATATGTTGAGGCGATTGTTTGGCGCACATTTGCACATAGCAATTTGGAAGAAATGGCCGAAACCGCGACTGTGCCTATAATTAATGCA contains the following coding sequences:
- the argJ gene encoding bifunctional glutamate N-acetyltransferase/amino-acid acetyltransferase ArgJ — encoded protein: MSSVGITAPAGFTAAGLTAGIKASGRPDMALVKNNGPLYHAAGVFTRNRVVASPVKITKNAVANGQLQAVVFNSGNANACNGSQGDADAQQMVEQTAAALKVPAEDIAVCSTGIIGERMPMPTIQNGIAMLAEQLGDNGKAAATAIMTTDTVSKETLVQGDGWVVGGMGKGAGMMAPSLATMLVCLTTDAAVTAEMADQALRAATAETFDLLDIDGSTSTNDTVLLLVSGASGITPTEEEFKEAVRIACHDLAQQMQADAEGVTKRVAITVRGTTNNEMAIAAARTIGRDNLFKCAMFGSDPNWGRVLAAVGMADADMDPENISVFFNGEAVCLHSAGAPGAREVDLSGEHIEVLVDLGLKGQGIATVRTTDLSHSYVEINSAYTT
- the argC gene encoding N-acetyl-gamma-glutamyl-phosphate reductase, with translation MTLKVAVAGASGYAGGEILRLLLSHPAYISGDLEIGALTGASTAGVSVAELMPHLPELANRIIEPTNAETLSGHDVVFLGLPHGYSAEISQQLHDDVLVIDCAADFRLRQEEDWEKYYGSQYAGSWPYGIPEMPGHRQQIQNARRIAAPGCFPTGATLALLPAICHELIIPDIALVSITGVSGAGKKASVAMLGAETIGSAKAYNTGGKHRHVPEIIQNLSEYTTETVKVSFTPVLAPMTRGILTTATAPVRVGVTEQQVRQAYTEFFANEPFVQLLATGLQPQTQHIIGSNMCQIQVEIDENAGKLLMTSVIDNLTKGTAGGAIQCMNIALGYPETAGLPQTGLAP
- the thiD gene encoding bifunctional hydroxymethylpyrimidine kinase/phosphomethylpyrimidine kinase: MIVARPRILAIAGTDPSGGAGIHADLKSIMALGGYGMGVVTSIVAQNTHGVRHVHPLPPDWIREQLEVVSDDIEIDAVKIGMLGNLETIRVVREWLSGIQVPVVLDPVMVATSGHSLLREDAESQLIEFIHELGSGHREVLITPNIPELARLIDGEVAQTSDLAVLQAKRIIDGSSLAVLVKGGHLYGDTVRDVVVNRDGVFPFESPRVKTSCTHGTGCSLSSAMATAFVRTGRWDEALALVKPWLQAALEGASALHVGTGNGPIDHGAGIS
- a CDS encoding acetylornithine transaminase, with translation MNSMLSQWSTKLMNNYGVPAISLVQGSGAIVHDDQGREYIDMLAGIAVNTLGHAHPAIVDAVSTQLSQLGHVSNLFASQPVLDVANELIMRFARGKEELAQNTRVYFCNSGAEANEAAFKIARLTGRKRILAAVDGFHGRTMGALALTGQPGKREPFAPLPTGVEYYPLNDLEYLQKLVAVNPHNTAAIIFEPIQGETGVIPATNEFLQGVRELCSAHGILMILDEVQTGVGRTGEFFAHYQAGVIPDVVTMAKGLAGGLPIGACIAHGQAAELLTPGTHGTTFGGNPVVCAAAKAVLNILDDEFYAEVRTKGEYLISLLEELRAVREVRGRGLMFGVVLQQPIAKQVVAYGLEHGVILNAPSENVLRLTPPLTISKEQLRESVSRITLAIKESEGSNT
- a CDS encoding TetR/AcrR family transcriptional regulator, with the protein product MTQNLGRPRDITMNTRILQTTLKLLQEHGYSGLRIDEIAHQSGIAKTTIYRRWPTLAHLAVAALDEALGSREVSIRGDLVTDIDHVINTFADLFSGDNATLVAIGLDIHRHNDAQLKRIYRESIVNPIRNQIISTIQSASISDAQAEDLTDALIGGLLYRSAILGEAMDHKQIKRFILSILATNIEVLQANATS
- the pheT gene encoding phenylalanine--tRNA ligase subunit beta, yielding MFISQNWVTGLLRHTNPGWSVTPEELDAGFIRVGFETEGYAPIPETTGKLVLGRVESIEELTEFKKPIRHCMVNVGQANGTGELQSIICGARNFVEGSTVVVSLPGAVLPGNFAISARETYGRMSAGMICSAAELGMTDKQNPGIITLDSSVGEPGDDAREILGLSDTVFEVNITPDRGYALSARGLTRELASAFNLQFSDPAQLSVAVPAATGELLGVELREETKARRFGVRKVSGIDASAETPFWMQRELMLCGQRPVNLPTDITNYVMMLLGQPMHAFDAAKIQGNLVVRNAREGETLVTLDDVKRTLHSEDVVICDDTGIQSLAGVMGGSTSEISETTTDVYFEAANWDPITVARTSRRHKLSSEASRRFERGVDPAIVQIALDLACKYLVEYAGGTISTEQTLIGDVPKMPTITMPVSRPSDIAGVEYSRETVVSRLEEVGCTVEVSSCGAKLEVTPPTWRSDLTMSADLVEEVLRLEGLEDIPSIVPMAPAGRGLSQSQLRRRAIGHALAYSGYAEILPTPFIANDVFDIWGLADDDYRRRVVTVQNPLEADHAILGTTLLPSMLEALKRNISRGQKHVQLFGLQQVAIARGDGVSPMPSVASRPDADTIVELLESLPEQPLYVATVGSGNLQLEGPWGQGSAYDFAEAIESARIVARAADVELEVENAECLPWHPGRCAALKVGEKIVGYAGELHPQVLERMGLPARTCAMELNISALPFAPSLPAPVLSAFPALLQDLALVVDEAIPAEFVRKAVAAWAGELLEHVELFDVYRSDALGENKKSLAFSLRFRAQDRTLTDEECNTARLAAADAAHKAFGAEMR
- the argB gene encoding acetylglutamate kinase, with product MTNILQGINPEIRAHVLAEALPWLQYFRNKIVVVKYGGNAMTDERLKAAFAADMVFLRTVGAKPVVVHGGGPQISAMLNRLGLEGEFRGGFRVTTPEVMDIVRMVLFGQVGRDLVGLINSHGPYAVGTSGEDAGLFTATKRFVTINGEPTDIGLVGDITEVNPSALMDIIDAGRIPVVSTIAPGIDGQVYNVNADTAAGALAEALGAERLVMLTNVEGLYTDWPDRSSLVSLIKVGELESMLSTLDTGMIPKMEACVHAVRGGLSAAHVIDGRVAHSVLLELLTEGGIGTMVLPDNFHRSNYPDETVFRKDVSG